Proteins encoded by one window of Cydia fagiglandana chromosome Z, ilCydFagi1.1, whole genome shotgun sequence:
- the LOC134678849 gene encoding multiple C2 and transmembrane domain-containing protein-like isoform X5: MWSFAVPEGLAMDPLAPAPLAVSTEFMERIGSGLSLLRDHGKKVHKYVWKNRRFDILRRSWKSTVNVTLVDAKDLPYGPSTGSNGLYCKFRLGNETRKSKQVPKSKPTWCERFNLYQYDDNHLEITVWHKGKQKNFMGRCTIDLSRLERERTHELWQELECGYGTLHLLVTLSGPARGVPLDSVPTTRCVHHVTPPDNKYTWYRLDNDWTEVGQVSVTVYGARGLSALGISGKADAYCVLELDNARVQTHTVAGTSEPMWNKSYTFGVNDITSTLDITVYDESFINSMKGETLGKISIPLLRINNDEKRWYALKNRSKMASAKGNCPRILLEMSIAWNPIKASLRVLSPKETKYIQKPAKFDIPLIYSNLVFIKDIFHVIYLGNEQYKVLFEWENRERSVVALAVWLGFWYCFQAWMLPLLLLAAFLYQWTGYRSCNNNALVPVYTSDDDLSDEEIDTQKDEMTIKARLYELQDLTFTTKNSIDYIVSLIERMKNLIFFSVPYLSYLAMILLISASLALYLVPANYLFMVLGVYKFTRKLLNPERVPNNDLLDFLSRVPDDKELKEWRELKVPEPNLNRQGSIMKRR; this comes from the exons GTCATTTGCTGTCCCGGAAGGCTTGGCGATGGACCCGCTGGCGCCGGCGCCGCTGGCAGTCTCCACGGAGTTCATGGAGCGCATCGGCTCCGGACTTTCCCTGCTCAGGGATCATGGAAAAAAAGTGCATAAG TATGTATGGAAAAACAGGAGATTTGACATTCTCAGAAGATCGTGGAAATCTACTGTGAATGTAACATTAGTCGACGCCAAAGACTTACCTTATGGGCCCTCTACCGGCTCCAATGGACTGTATTGCAAGTTTAG ATTAGGTAATGAAACTCGCAAATCGAAACAAGTTCCAAAATCTAAGCCAACTTGGTGTGAGAGGTTCAACCTGTACCAGTACGACGACAACCACTTGGAGATAACAGTGTGgcacaaaggaaaacaaaagAATTTTATGGGCCG ATGTACCATCGACCTCTCGCGGCTGGAGCGCGAGCGGACCCACGAGCTCTGGCAGGAGCTGGAGTGCGGGTACGGCACCCTGCACCTGCTTGTGACGCTAAGCGGGCCGGCCAGGGGCGTCCCGCTCGACAGCGTGCCTACCACGCGCTGCGTGCACCACGTCACGCCGCccgataacaaatat ACCTGGTACCGCCTGGACAATGACTGGACAGAAGTGGGCCAAGTATCGGTGACGGTGTATGGGGCGCGAGGGCTCAGCGCACTTGGCATCAGTGGCAAGGCCGACGCCTACTGTGTTCTAGAGCTTGACAACGCCCGTGTCCAGACGCACACCGTCGCTGGTACCTCCGAACCCATGTGGAACAAGAGTTACACTTT TGGCGTAAATGACATAACCTCTACATTAGACATCACAGTATATGACGAATCTTTCATCAATAGCATGAAGGGTGAAACGCTTGGAAAGATCTCGATCCCTCTTTTACGGATCAACAATGATGAGAAAAGATGGTACGCACTGAAAAACCGCTCCAAAATGGCCAGCGCTAAAGGGAACTGCCCAAGGATCCTTCTAGAAATGTCTATAGCGTGGAATCCG ATCAAAGCATCTCTGCGAGTATTAAGCCCAAAGGAAACCAAATATATACAGAAGCCGGCCAAATTTGACATTCCATTGATATACAGtaatttagtatttattaaaGATATCTTCCATGTAATTTACCTCGGAAACGAACAGTACAA AGTTTTGTTCGAATGGGAGAACCGCGAGCGGTCGGTGGTGGCGCTGGCCGTGTGGCTGGGCTTCTGGTACTGCTTCCAGGCGTGGATGCTGCCGCTGCTGTTGCTGGCGGCCTTCCTCTACCAGTGGACTGGCTACCGAAGTTGCA ATAACAATGCTCTAGTTCCGGTTTATACGTCAGATGACGATTTATCAGATGAAGAAATAGATACGCAAAAG GATGAGATGACGATAAAGGCGCGATTGTACGAGCTGCAAGATCTCACGTTTACCACCAAGAACAGCATCGACTACATCGTGTCACTTATCGAGAGAATGAAAAA CTTAATATTCTTTAGCGTCCCGTATTTGAGCTACCTGGCGATGATATTGCTGATCTCGGCGTCGTTGGCTCTGTACCTCGTACCAGCCAATTACTTATTCATGGTTTTAG GTGTGTATAAGTTCACGCGGAAGCTGCTCAACCCAGAAAGAGTTCCTAACAATGATCTTCTTGACTTCTTATCTCGGGTGCCGGATGACAAAGAATTG AAGGAGTGGCGAGAGCTGAAAGTTCCTGAGCCAAATTTGAACAGACAAGGTTCCATAATGAAGAGGCGGTGA
- the LOC134678849 gene encoding multiple C2 and transmembrane domain-containing protein-like isoform X3, which yields MVWMDIVWTGPRSFAVPEGLAMDPLAPAPLAVSTEFMERIGSGLSLLRDHGKKVHKYVWKNRRFDILRRSWKSTVNVTLVDAKDLPYGPSTGSNGLYCKFRLGNETRKSKQVPKSKPTWCERFNLYQYDDNHLEITVWHKGKQKNFMGRCTIDLSRLERERTHELWQELECGYGTLHLLVTLSGPARGVPLDSVPTTRCVHHVTPPDNKYTWYRLDNDWTEVGQVSVTVYGARGLSALGISGKADAYCVLELDNARVQTHTVAGTSEPMWNKSYTFGVNDITSTLDITVYDESFINSMKGETLGKISIPLLRINNDEKRWYALKNRSKMASAKGNCPRILLEMSIAWNPIKASLRVLSPKETKYIQKPAKFDIPLIYSNLVFIKDIFHVIYLGNEQYKVLFEWENRERSVVALAVWLGFWYCFQAWMLPLLLLAAFLYQWTGYRSCNNNALVPVYTSDDDLSDEEIDTQKDEMTIKARLYELQDLTFTTKNSIDYIVSLIERMKNLIFFSVPYLSYLAMILLISASLALYLVPANYLFMVLGVYKFTRKLLNPERVPNNDLLDFLSRVPDDKELKEWRELKVPEPNLNRQGSIMKRR from the exons ATGGTATGGATGGACATTGTTTGGACGGGCCCCAG GTCATTTGCTGTCCCGGAAGGCTTGGCGATGGACCCGCTGGCGCCGGCGCCGCTGGCAGTCTCCACGGAGTTCATGGAGCGCATCGGCTCCGGACTTTCCCTGCTCAGGGATCATGGAAAAAAAGTGCATAAG TATGTATGGAAAAACAGGAGATTTGACATTCTCAGAAGATCGTGGAAATCTACTGTGAATGTAACATTAGTCGACGCCAAAGACTTACCTTATGGGCCCTCTACCGGCTCCAATGGACTGTATTGCAAGTTTAG ATTAGGTAATGAAACTCGCAAATCGAAACAAGTTCCAAAATCTAAGCCAACTTGGTGTGAGAGGTTCAACCTGTACCAGTACGACGACAACCACTTGGAGATAACAGTGTGgcacaaaggaaaacaaaagAATTTTATGGGCCG ATGTACCATCGACCTCTCGCGGCTGGAGCGCGAGCGGACCCACGAGCTCTGGCAGGAGCTGGAGTGCGGGTACGGCACCCTGCACCTGCTTGTGACGCTAAGCGGGCCGGCCAGGGGCGTCCCGCTCGACAGCGTGCCTACCACGCGCTGCGTGCACCACGTCACGCCGCccgataacaaatat ACCTGGTACCGCCTGGACAATGACTGGACAGAAGTGGGCCAAGTATCGGTGACGGTGTATGGGGCGCGAGGGCTCAGCGCACTTGGCATCAGTGGCAAGGCCGACGCCTACTGTGTTCTAGAGCTTGACAACGCCCGTGTCCAGACGCACACCGTCGCTGGTACCTCCGAACCCATGTGGAACAAGAGTTACACTTT TGGCGTAAATGACATAACCTCTACATTAGACATCACAGTATATGACGAATCTTTCATCAATAGCATGAAGGGTGAAACGCTTGGAAAGATCTCGATCCCTCTTTTACGGATCAACAATGATGAGAAAAGATGGTACGCACTGAAAAACCGCTCCAAAATGGCCAGCGCTAAAGGGAACTGCCCAAGGATCCTTCTAGAAATGTCTATAGCGTGGAATCCG ATCAAAGCATCTCTGCGAGTATTAAGCCCAAAGGAAACCAAATATATACAGAAGCCGGCCAAATTTGACATTCCATTGATATACAGtaatttagtatttattaaaGATATCTTCCATGTAATTTACCTCGGAAACGAACAGTACAA AGTTTTGTTCGAATGGGAGAACCGCGAGCGGTCGGTGGTGGCGCTGGCCGTGTGGCTGGGCTTCTGGTACTGCTTCCAGGCGTGGATGCTGCCGCTGCTGTTGCTGGCGGCCTTCCTCTACCAGTGGACTGGCTACCGAAGTTGCA ATAACAATGCTCTAGTTCCGGTTTATACGTCAGATGACGATTTATCAGATGAAGAAATAGATACGCAAAAG GATGAGATGACGATAAAGGCGCGATTGTACGAGCTGCAAGATCTCACGTTTACCACCAAGAACAGCATCGACTACATCGTGTCACTTATCGAGAGAATGAAAAA CTTAATATTCTTTAGCGTCCCGTATTTGAGCTACCTGGCGATGATATTGCTGATCTCGGCGTCGTTGGCTCTGTACCTCGTACCAGCCAATTACTTATTCATGGTTTTAG GTGTGTATAAGTTCACGCGGAAGCTGCTCAACCCAGAAAGAGTTCCTAACAATGATCTTCTTGACTTCTTATCTCGGGTGCCGGATGACAAAGAATTG AAGGAGTGGCGAGAGCTGAAAGTTCCTGAGCCAAATTTGAACAGACAAGGTTCCATAATGAAGAGGCGGTGA
- the LOC134678849 gene encoding multiple C2 and transmembrane domain-containing protein-like isoform X6 yields the protein MDPLAPAPLAVSTEFMERIGSGLSLLRDHGKKVHKYVWKNRRFDILRRSWKSTVNVTLVDAKDLPYGPSTGSNGLYCKFRLGNETRKSKQVPKSKPTWCERFNLYQYDDNHLEITVWHKGKQKNFMGRCTIDLSRLERERTHELWQELECGYGTLHLLVTLSGPARGVPLDSVPTTRCVHHVTPPDNKYTWYRLDNDWTEVGQVSVTVYGARGLSALGISGKADAYCVLELDNARVQTHTVAGTSEPMWNKSYTFGVNDITSTLDITVYDESFINSMKGETLGKISIPLLRINNDEKRWYALKNRSKMASAKGNCPRILLEMSIAWNPIKASLRVLSPKETKYIQKPAKFDIPLIYSNLVFIKDIFHVIYLGNEQYKVLFEWENRERSVVALAVWLGFWYCFQAWMLPLLLLAAFLYQWTGYRSCNNNALVPVYTSDDDLSDEEIDTQKDEMTIKARLYELQDLTFTTKNSIDYIVSLIERMKNLIFFSVPYLSYLAMILLISASLALYLVPANYLFMVLGVYKFTRKLLNPERVPNNDLLDFLSRVPDDKELKEWRELKVPEPNLNRQGSIMKRR from the exons ATGGACCCGCTGGCGCCGGCGCCGCTGGCAGTCTCCACGGAGTTCATGGAGCGCATCGGCTCCGGACTTTCCCTGCTCAGGGATCATGGAAAAAAAGTGCATAAG TATGTATGGAAAAACAGGAGATTTGACATTCTCAGAAGATCGTGGAAATCTACTGTGAATGTAACATTAGTCGACGCCAAAGACTTACCTTATGGGCCCTCTACCGGCTCCAATGGACTGTATTGCAAGTTTAG ATTAGGTAATGAAACTCGCAAATCGAAACAAGTTCCAAAATCTAAGCCAACTTGGTGTGAGAGGTTCAACCTGTACCAGTACGACGACAACCACTTGGAGATAACAGTGTGgcacaaaggaaaacaaaagAATTTTATGGGCCG ATGTACCATCGACCTCTCGCGGCTGGAGCGCGAGCGGACCCACGAGCTCTGGCAGGAGCTGGAGTGCGGGTACGGCACCCTGCACCTGCTTGTGACGCTAAGCGGGCCGGCCAGGGGCGTCCCGCTCGACAGCGTGCCTACCACGCGCTGCGTGCACCACGTCACGCCGCccgataacaaatat ACCTGGTACCGCCTGGACAATGACTGGACAGAAGTGGGCCAAGTATCGGTGACGGTGTATGGGGCGCGAGGGCTCAGCGCACTTGGCATCAGTGGCAAGGCCGACGCCTACTGTGTTCTAGAGCTTGACAACGCCCGTGTCCAGACGCACACCGTCGCTGGTACCTCCGAACCCATGTGGAACAAGAGTTACACTTT TGGCGTAAATGACATAACCTCTACATTAGACATCACAGTATATGACGAATCTTTCATCAATAGCATGAAGGGTGAAACGCTTGGAAAGATCTCGATCCCTCTTTTACGGATCAACAATGATGAGAAAAGATGGTACGCACTGAAAAACCGCTCCAAAATGGCCAGCGCTAAAGGGAACTGCCCAAGGATCCTTCTAGAAATGTCTATAGCGTGGAATCCG ATCAAAGCATCTCTGCGAGTATTAAGCCCAAAGGAAACCAAATATATACAGAAGCCGGCCAAATTTGACATTCCATTGATATACAGtaatttagtatttattaaaGATATCTTCCATGTAATTTACCTCGGAAACGAACAGTACAA AGTTTTGTTCGAATGGGAGAACCGCGAGCGGTCGGTGGTGGCGCTGGCCGTGTGGCTGGGCTTCTGGTACTGCTTCCAGGCGTGGATGCTGCCGCTGCTGTTGCTGGCGGCCTTCCTCTACCAGTGGACTGGCTACCGAAGTTGCA ATAACAATGCTCTAGTTCCGGTTTATACGTCAGATGACGATTTATCAGATGAAGAAATAGATACGCAAAAG GATGAGATGACGATAAAGGCGCGATTGTACGAGCTGCAAGATCTCACGTTTACCACCAAGAACAGCATCGACTACATCGTGTCACTTATCGAGAGAATGAAAAA CTTAATATTCTTTAGCGTCCCGTATTTGAGCTACCTGGCGATGATATTGCTGATCTCGGCGTCGTTGGCTCTGTACCTCGTACCAGCCAATTACTTATTCATGGTTTTAG GTGTGTATAAGTTCACGCGGAAGCTGCTCAACCCAGAAAGAGTTCCTAACAATGATCTTCTTGACTTCTTATCTCGGGTGCCGGATGACAAAGAATTG AAGGAGTGGCGAGAGCTGAAAGTTCCTGAGCCAAATTTGAACAGACAAGGTTCCATAATGAAGAGGCGGTGA
- the LOC134678849 gene encoding multiple C2 and transmembrane domain-containing protein-like isoform X4, which yields MCVMSFAVPEGLAMDPLAPAPLAVSTEFMERIGSGLSLLRDHGKKVHKYVWKNRRFDILRRSWKSTVNVTLVDAKDLPYGPSTGSNGLYCKFRLGNETRKSKQVPKSKPTWCERFNLYQYDDNHLEITVWHKGKQKNFMGRCTIDLSRLERERTHELWQELECGYGTLHLLVTLSGPARGVPLDSVPTTRCVHHVTPPDNKYTWYRLDNDWTEVGQVSVTVYGARGLSALGISGKADAYCVLELDNARVQTHTVAGTSEPMWNKSYTFGVNDITSTLDITVYDESFINSMKGETLGKISIPLLRINNDEKRWYALKNRSKMASAKGNCPRILLEMSIAWNPIKASLRVLSPKETKYIQKPAKFDIPLIYSNLVFIKDIFHVIYLGNEQYKVLFEWENRERSVVALAVWLGFWYCFQAWMLPLLLLAAFLYQWTGYRSCNNNALVPVYTSDDDLSDEEIDTQKDEMTIKARLYELQDLTFTTKNSIDYIVSLIERMKNLIFFSVPYLSYLAMILLISASLALYLVPANYLFMVLGVYKFTRKLLNPERVPNNDLLDFLSRVPDDKELKEWRELKVPEPNLNRQGSIMKRR from the exons ATGTGCGTAAT GTCATTTGCTGTCCCGGAAGGCTTGGCGATGGACCCGCTGGCGCCGGCGCCGCTGGCAGTCTCCACGGAGTTCATGGAGCGCATCGGCTCCGGACTTTCCCTGCTCAGGGATCATGGAAAAAAAGTGCATAAG TATGTATGGAAAAACAGGAGATTTGACATTCTCAGAAGATCGTGGAAATCTACTGTGAATGTAACATTAGTCGACGCCAAAGACTTACCTTATGGGCCCTCTACCGGCTCCAATGGACTGTATTGCAAGTTTAG ATTAGGTAATGAAACTCGCAAATCGAAACAAGTTCCAAAATCTAAGCCAACTTGGTGTGAGAGGTTCAACCTGTACCAGTACGACGACAACCACTTGGAGATAACAGTGTGgcacaaaggaaaacaaaagAATTTTATGGGCCG ATGTACCATCGACCTCTCGCGGCTGGAGCGCGAGCGGACCCACGAGCTCTGGCAGGAGCTGGAGTGCGGGTACGGCACCCTGCACCTGCTTGTGACGCTAAGCGGGCCGGCCAGGGGCGTCCCGCTCGACAGCGTGCCTACCACGCGCTGCGTGCACCACGTCACGCCGCccgataacaaatat ACCTGGTACCGCCTGGACAATGACTGGACAGAAGTGGGCCAAGTATCGGTGACGGTGTATGGGGCGCGAGGGCTCAGCGCACTTGGCATCAGTGGCAAGGCCGACGCCTACTGTGTTCTAGAGCTTGACAACGCCCGTGTCCAGACGCACACCGTCGCTGGTACCTCCGAACCCATGTGGAACAAGAGTTACACTTT TGGCGTAAATGACATAACCTCTACATTAGACATCACAGTATATGACGAATCTTTCATCAATAGCATGAAGGGTGAAACGCTTGGAAAGATCTCGATCCCTCTTTTACGGATCAACAATGATGAGAAAAGATGGTACGCACTGAAAAACCGCTCCAAAATGGCCAGCGCTAAAGGGAACTGCCCAAGGATCCTTCTAGAAATGTCTATAGCGTGGAATCCG ATCAAAGCATCTCTGCGAGTATTAAGCCCAAAGGAAACCAAATATATACAGAAGCCGGCCAAATTTGACATTCCATTGATATACAGtaatttagtatttattaaaGATATCTTCCATGTAATTTACCTCGGAAACGAACAGTACAA AGTTTTGTTCGAATGGGAGAACCGCGAGCGGTCGGTGGTGGCGCTGGCCGTGTGGCTGGGCTTCTGGTACTGCTTCCAGGCGTGGATGCTGCCGCTGCTGTTGCTGGCGGCCTTCCTCTACCAGTGGACTGGCTACCGAAGTTGCA ATAACAATGCTCTAGTTCCGGTTTATACGTCAGATGACGATTTATCAGATGAAGAAATAGATACGCAAAAG GATGAGATGACGATAAAGGCGCGATTGTACGAGCTGCAAGATCTCACGTTTACCACCAAGAACAGCATCGACTACATCGTGTCACTTATCGAGAGAATGAAAAA CTTAATATTCTTTAGCGTCCCGTATTTGAGCTACCTGGCGATGATATTGCTGATCTCGGCGTCGTTGGCTCTGTACCTCGTACCAGCCAATTACTTATTCATGGTTTTAG GTGTGTATAAGTTCACGCGGAAGCTGCTCAACCCAGAAAGAGTTCCTAACAATGATCTTCTTGACTTCTTATCTCGGGTGCCGGATGACAAAGAATTG AAGGAGTGGCGAGAGCTGAAAGTTCCTGAGCCAAATTTGAACAGACAAGGTTCCATAATGAAGAGGCGGTGA